The following are encoded in a window of Bactrocera tryoni isolate S06 unplaced genomic scaffold, CSIRO_BtryS06_freeze2 scaffold_104, whole genome shotgun sequence genomic DNA:
- the LOC120779413 gene encoding uncharacterized protein LOC120779413, with amino-acid sequence MQPRIQLLLLAVIAVITRESKHANANVLFRFALNFHVKSGESNETDGAINKTLIFENNRVTIKNNLQPEESIEEELTAEPDTTEPHSTTDGPLRSMSDFWMQEQNVTDATEIVDALTQLNREISQVVGRSDYISSKVKLITRYLNILDARAAAAHDANLTNSHYKYDQLRKFIKLADKLKEPPIAASERTLDYMVMKLALDKYRIADLQEKVAKQVTDAEKAWQLYVKTRLVEVDV; translated from the exons ATGCAGCCACGGATacagttgcttttgttggcgGTTATCGCTGTAATCACCAGGGAATCAAAG CACGCGAACGCCAATGTGCTCTTTCGTTTCGCGCTGAATTTTCATGTGAAATCGGGCGAATCTAACGAAACCGACGGTGCCATTAacaaaactttgatttttgaaaataatcgcGTCACCATTAAAAATAATCTCCAACCGGAAGAGTCGATCGAAGAGGAATTAACTGCAGAACCCGATACAACGGAACCACACAGCACCACCGATGGTCCACTGCGATCTATGTCCGACTTCTGGATGCAAGAACAAAATGTCACCGATGCAACCGAAATTGTAGATGCCTTAACTCAACTCAATCGGGAGATTTCACAAGTTGTTGGACGAAGTGATTACATATCTTCGAAGGTGAAGCTAATTACGCGTTACCTGAATATTTTGGATGCACGAGCAGCTGCAGCACACGATGCGAACCTAACCAACTCACACTACAAGTACGACCAATTGCGAAAGTTCATCAAATTGGCGGACAAATTAAAGGAGCCGCCCATCGCTGCTTCTGAACGCACCCTCGATTATATGGTGATGAAGCTGGCTTTGGACAAGTATCGCATTGCAGACTTGCAAGAGAAGGTAGCGAAACAGGTGACTGACGCTGAAAAAGCTTGGCAACTGTATGTCAAAACGAGACTGGTCGAAGTGGATGTTTAA